The genomic window GAGGTGGCCCGTCCGGTGCCGTTGCCGACCGAGGTCCTGGTGCGGGTGCACGCCGCCGGGATCAATCCGGTCGATTGGAAGACCCGCGATGGCTCGGGCATGGCCGGTGTGCTCGGCGAGCCGCCGTTCACCCTGGGCTGGGACGTCTCCGGCGTCGTGGCGGAGGTCGGCTTCGGCGTGACCACCCTCAAGGTCGGTGACGAGGTCTACGGCATGCCGTGGTTCCCCCGCGCGGCCGGCGGCTATGCCGAGTACGTGACCGCGCCGGCCCGGCAGTTCGCCCGCAAGCCCGCGACCGTCAGCCACGAGCAGGCCGCCGCCGTACCGCTGGCCGCCCTCACCGCCTGGCAGGCCCTGGTCGACGCCGCCGACGTCCGCCCCGGCCAGCGCGTGCTGATCCACGCCGCCGCCGGTGGTGTCGGACACCTGGCCGTCCAGTTCGCCAAGCACCTGGGCGCCTACGTCATCGGCACCGCCAGCAGCGCCCGCCACGAGTGGCTCACCGCACTGGGCGCCGACGAGGTCGTCGACTACACCGCCGTCCGCTTCGAGGACGCCGTCCAGGACGTCGACGTGGTCATCGACCTCGTCGGCGACGCGCACGACAACACCAGCACCCGCTCGCTCGACCTGCTGCGCCCCGGCGGCCTGCTCGTCGCCATCCCCGGCGCCGGCCCCGAGCTGGCCGAGGCGGCCCTGGCCAAGGGGGTGCGCTCGACCACGTTCCTGGTCGAGCCGGAGGGCCCGGCACTGACCCGGATCGCGGAACTCATCGACGCGGGCCGGGTGCGTGTGGAGGTCGAGGAGGTCTTCCCGCTGGAGCAGGCCGCCGCGGCCCACACCCGGGGCGAGACCGGCCGCACCCGCGGAAAGCTCGTCCTGCGCGTCATCGCCTGACCGCCGATCACCTGACCTACCGAACTGCCGCTCAAGAAAGGGTTCCTGCCGTGTTCTACGAGATGCGCCGCTACCAGGCCCGGCCCGGACGTCGCGAGGAGTGGGTCCGCTACATGGAGGACGTCGTCATCCCGTTCCAGGCCGCGGGCGGAATGGACATCACCGCCTCCTTCATCGACGAGGAGGACCCGGACGGCTACATCTGGATCCGCCGCTTCGAGGACGAGGCCCAGCGCGAGGAGCTGTACGCGGCCGTCTACGAGAGTGACCGCTGGCGCGACGAGATCCGCCCGGCCGTCATGGAGTTGCTGATCCCCGAAGCGACGGTGGTCACCCGCGCTGTCCCGACCCCTGTCTCGGCCCTGCGCTGACGATGCTTCCCCCCTGGCCGACCATCACGCCCGCCCCAGTCCGGTAAAGAGAAGGCAGTCATGACCAACGCAACCCTCACCAGGTCCACCTCCGCCGCCTCCATCACCCTCGCGGCCGCCAACGCCCTCATCGAGGCCGTGCACACCGCCGCCCAGGAGATCGGATTCGAGGCCTCCGTCGCCGTCACCGACGCCGGCGGCCACCTCCGGGCCTTCCAGCGACCCGATGCCACGCCGTTCCTCGCCAGCGAGGTCGCGGTCGACAAGGCCTGGACGTCGGCGTCCTTCGGCTACGCCACCCACACGTGGAACGCCTACGTGGGCGACCCCAAGATCGCGCCGCTCGCCGGCCATCCCCGCCTGATGGCCGTCGGCGGCGGCTACCCGATCCTCGAGGACGGCAAGCTCATCGGCGGCCTCGGCATCTCCGGCGGCAGCGCCGAGCAGGACCAGCAGGCCGCCGAAGCCGCCCTCGAGGCACTCGGCTTCCAACTCCCCGCCTAGGTGTTCTGACCCGTGAGGTTGGGGACGCGGCTGGCGGGTGGCTTGCCTGCGAGTGCGGTGTGTCCGCGGTGGTGATTGTAGGTGTGGAGCCAGGCGGGGTAGGCGTCGCGTCGTTCCTGCTCGGTGCGGTAGGGCCTTGCGTAGGCCCACTCGTCGAGCAGGGTGCGGTTGAAGCGTTCGACCTTGCCGTTGGTCTGCGGGCGGTAGGGCCGGGTGCGCTTGTGGGTGATCCCGGCCGCCGCGAGGACGTCGCGCCAGGGGTGGGTGAATCGCTGCGGGTTCTTCAGAGGCTCTAGATTGTGGCTGTGACCTGCAGGTTTGGCTGTTGGCTGTAGTACTTGGCTTCGTATTCGGCGGGTGGGGTGTGGCCGAGTTCACTATGGAGCCGGGTGGAGTTGAACCAGTCGACATACTCTGCGGTGGCGATCTCAACGTCGGCAAGGGTGCGCCAGGGTCCCTGACGCTTGATGAGCTCGGTTTTGTACAGCCCGATGGTCGATTCCATCAGGGCGTTGTCCAGGGCGTCTCCGACCGATCCGATGGACGCGGCGATCTTCTCCTTGGCCAGGTGGGTTGCCAGGCGGAACGACGTGTACTGCGAGCCGGCATCGGAGTGGTGTATCAACTCCCTTGGCATTACCGGGAATCCGGAGCGGTCCCGCTGCCACAGGCCCATCTCGAGGGCTGAGAGGATCAGTGGGGTCTGCTTGTTAGTGGCCGCCGACCAGCCGACGATCCGCCGTGAGAAGGTGTCGACGACGAAGGCGACGTAGACGGTGCCGGCCCACGCCGCCACGTGCGTGAAGTCCGCCACCCAGACGCGGTTCGGTGCGCTCGCGACGAAGTTGCGCTGGAGCAGGTCGGGCGCCCGGTCGACGCTCTTGTCCGAGACGGTGGTGACGATCTTCTTGCCGCGCACCGCTCCTGACAGCCCTTCTGCCTTCATCAGGCGGGAGACCGTGCACTGGGCGACCGTGTGGCCGCGCCGGTTGAGTTCGGCCCAGACCTTGCGGTAGCCGTAGACGCCGTAGTTGCTCTCGTGGATCTCCTTGATGATCGGGACGATTTCGGCGTCGCGGCGGGCGCGGGCGGAGGTGGTGCCGCTCTTGTGGGCGTAGTAGGTGCTGGGGTGGATGCCGCAGTCGTTCGCGGTGAGCGTCCTGCAGATCGGCTCGACTCCGCCGAAGCGGTCCCGGTGCTCGTCGATGAACGCTACGAGCGTGTGTGTGGCCGGTCGAGCTCGGCCGCGAAGAAAGACGCCGCGGCCTTGAGGATCTCGTTGGCGCGCTTCAGCTCGGCGTTCTCCCGCTTGAGCGCCTTCATCGCCGCGGATTCCTCCGTCGTCGTGCCCGGCCGGGCGCCGGCGTCGGTCTGGGCCTGGCGGACCCACTTGCGCAGGCTTTCCGGGCCCACGTCGAGCTTGGCGCCGATCGACCGGATGCACTGGTACTCGGTCTCGTACTGATCGCGGGTCTCCAGCACCAGGCGTACCGCCCGCTCCCGGACCTCACTGGGGTATGGCTTCCTCATAACGGAATCGATCCTTCCAAGAGAAGGAGTCTCGGTCAAACCCGCAGCGATTCAGGGACTTGTAGCAGGAGCCGTTGTCGGTCAGCACGCGCTTCACGGTGATCCCGGCCCGGGCGAAGAACTCGTTCGCCCGGGTCCAGAACGCTGCGGCGGTGTCCTTGCGTTCGTCGGGCAGGATCTCGCTGTAGGCCAGGCGGGAGTGGTCGTCGACGGCGTTGTGGAGGTAGCTGTATCCGGCTGCGGAGCGGTTCTTGCGGCCGGCCTGGCGGCCCAGGGTTTTGTGGCCGCCGCCGTCGGGGATGTTGCCGAGCTTCTTGATGTCGACGTGGACCAACTCGCCCGGCGCGCTGTGTTCGTAGCGTCGGATCGGCCGACTTGTGGCGCGGTCGAGGTGGGCCAGGCGGGCGAGGCGGTAGCGGGTCAGGACCCGGTGCACGGTGGCCGGGTTGAGTCGCAGGAGGTAGGCGATGCGGGCCGGGCCCCAGCGCCGCAGGACGCGGACCTTGATGATCCGCCGCTCGGTGCGGGTCGGGGTCCGGCGGGGGCTGTGGTGGGGCCGGCTGGAGAGGTCGACCATCCCGGCCTCGCCGAGCGCACGGTAGCGGTCGGCCCAGCGCTTGGCCGTGGTCGGCGAGACCTGGAAGCGCTCGACGGCCCGACGCAGGGGCCAGCCGTCCTCGACCACGCAGCGGGCCAGGCGCAGGCGTCCGGTCTCGGTCAGGGGTGCGTTACGGTGTGGCATGAGGGCCTTTCTGAAGTCGGTGCAGATGTCGCAATCCACACCGAGCCAGAAGGCCCTCACTCATTTCAAGATCACCCAGCCGTGAGCTCTGTCACCAACCTCCGTGGTCAGTACACCTAGGCCGTGTCTCACAATTCGCGTCGCGCGCCTGGCGGGAATTGTTGAGACACGGCCTAGGGGTCGGCCCGGCGGCGGTCTACCTCGACAACGTCCTCGGCGCCGGTCCGACCGGTGGCTCACTCGCCATCGACGGTTCCGTCCCCTGGCTGCTCGGCACGCTCGTGACGTCGTCGATGTTCTCCTCGACCCAGGTCCGCAGCAGCCGCAGCGGCACGGCCGCGCTGAGGCCGAGGCCGGTCAGGGCGTACTCCACGTGCAGCGGCACCGCGGGGTAGACCGTGCGGTCGACGAGCCCCACGTCCTCCAAGCGCCGGAGGGTCTGGGTGAGGACCTTGGGGCTGACGCCCTGCAGGAGTCGCTGCAGGGCACCGAAGCGCAGCGGGCCCTCTTCCAGGGCCCCGATGGCCAGGGCCGACCACTTGTTCGCCAGCAGGTCCAGCATCGCGCGGCAAGGACACTGGGCCGCGTAGACGTCGTGGTGCGCGTGCTGCCCGGTCAGGCAGTTGGTGGCCATGGAAAAGCTCCTCACCAGGGTACTTCCCAACGGGAAGTTGATTCCGTTGATGGTAGCAACCGCTCCGGACGCACCGTCAATCCCAGGGCGACGGGGGCAGATGCGCGACCTTCCCGTCTCCCTGGGCCATCTCGGCCGGTGCGTGCCGGGACCCCGCGCCGCGACCCCGAGCGCGGCGGCCGCTGCTCGGTCAGGTGGCCGTGAGCGGTGCGAGGTGCCGGCTCAGGCGGTGGACGGCTTCGGCGAGGCGGGGATCGGTTGCGGCGCGGAAGGGCGGGACCGGGTGCGCCTGGGGTCCGATGACGACGCCGGTCCAGCCTGTCAGCGAGTCGTCGGTCGCGGCGAAGATCGACGGCTTGGCCGCCACGGAGGCCGGGCCCGAGGTCGAGCGTTCGAACTTCCGCCGGACGAGCGGCCAGAGCAGGCGCAGTCCGGGGGAGACGATCCTCGGGTCGCGCAGGGTGCCGTTGGTCATGTCGGTCGCGGCGCCGCCGGGGTCCGCGGCGAAGACCGAGACGCCCGTGCCGTCGAGTCGGCCGGCCAAGGCCAGGGTGTAGGCGAGGTTGGCGAGCTTGGCGCGGCCGTACCAGTGGAAGCCGTAGTAGCCGCCGGGCGGCTCGACGGCGTCGAAGCTCCGCTTGGCGAGCCCCACCGCGCCGGAGGTCACGTTCACGATCCGGCTCGGTGCTGCCGCCCGCAGTGAGGGCAGCAGCAGTTCGGTCAGCAGGTACGGCGAGAGGTGGTTGACGGCGAAGCTCGCCTCGATCCCGTCGGCCGAGTCCTGCCGGTCCGCGAACATCGCCCCGACGTTGTTGACCAGGACGCTCAGCGGGCCTTCGGCGAGGACCCGGTCGGCGAGGGCGCGGACCGCGTCGAGCGAGGCGAGGTCGGCGGCCGTGAACCGGGCGGGATGTGCCGGTGCCGTGGCATTGATCCGTTCGACCGCGCGGGCGCCGCGTTCGGCGTTGCGCCCGACCACGGTGACCGCGAGGCCGGCCGTGGCCAGTCCCAGGGCCGTCTCCCAGCCGATCCCGGCCGTCCCCGCCGTGACCAGCGCTGTCTGCTTCATCGCACATCCCCTCCGGCATATACGGATGAGTTATCCGCTTCGTGGACGGGACCCTAGCAGATGCGGATGGGCTATCCAGTTAGACTGTTGCGATGACGACCCCACCGCTGCGCAAGGACGCCGCCCGCAACCGGGAGCAGATCGTCGCCGTGGCCCGGGGGCTCGTGGACGAAGGTGTAGCGCTGCAGCTCAACGACGTCGCCCGCCGTGTCGGCCTGGGTGTCGGCACCGTCTACCGGCACTTCCCGACCGCCGAGGCGCTCCTGGAGACCGTTGCCGCCCGTAGCCTGGAGGCGCTCGTCGCCCATGGCGAGCAGGCGCTGGACAACGACGACCCTTGGCGCGCCCTCGCGGGCTTCCTGACCCGCACCATCGAGCTGCAGGTCACCGACGCCTCGCTGTCCACCGTCACCGCGGCGCCCACGGATGCGCTGGCATCCACCACCGAACTGAAACGGACGCTGTGGTCGCTCGGTGGTCGGCTGCTCGACCGTGCCCGTGGCGCCGGGGTCGTGCGGGCCGACCTGGTCTCCGCCGATCTGGTCCCGCTGATGTGCGGAATCGCCTACGCCGCAACCGTCCACGGCGGTGTCGGCGCTGCCCGCACCGACACGGCCCGGCGCTATCTGACGGCGCTCCTGGAGGGTCTGCGCACACCCGCGTAGCGGCGCGCCGGTTGTGCAGGGCCTGCGGCGGAGGTCCGGGAGGTCGGCACCGGGTCCGCGCGGCAGGCCGGGGGAGGGGGCAGGCGGGCTGAGCCGGGGCCGCCCCCATCGGGGGGCGCCGTCGCTCAGCCGCCTTCACACAGGGTGATGGAGAGGCTACTGGGCCGCCTTCTTCTCCTGCTGCTCCTGCTTCTCCTTGATCCGCACGGCTTCCTTGCGGACCTCCGCCTGGGTGGTGCGCTCGCGCTGCAGCCAGTCGGGGTTGGCGGTCTTCAGCTCGTCGATCTCGGCGGTCGTCAGCGCCTCGGTGACCCCGCCGCGGGCGAGGCCGGAGACGGAGATGCCGAGCTTGGCGGCGATCACCGGACGCGGGTGGGGGCCGTTGCGACGCAGGTCCACCAGCCAGGCCGGCGGCTCGGCCTGCAGCTTGTTGAGCTCCTCGCGGGAGACGACGCCCTCCTGGAACTCGGCGGGCGTGGCGGAAAGGTACACGCCGAGCTTCTTCGCCGCGGTGGCGGGCTTCATGGTCTGGGTCGTCTTCGGCTTGAGCGATGTCATGGTCACCAGAATAAGCGAGATTCTCCTTGCTCCGGTCACGGACGGTAGCCTGGGCCCGTGACAGAGAACCAG from Kitasatospora sp. NBC_01250 includes these protein-coding regions:
- a CDS encoding NADP-dependent oxidoreductase, translating into MSTSSMRAVVQHGFGGPEVLRVAEVARPVPLPTEVLVRVHAAGINPVDWKTRDGSGMAGVLGEPPFTLGWDVSGVVAEVGFGVTTLKVGDEVYGMPWFPRAAGGYAEYVTAPARQFARKPATVSHEQAAAVPLAALTAWQALVDAADVRPGQRVLIHAAAGGVGHLAVQFAKHLGAYVIGTASSARHEWLTALGADEVVDYTAVRFEDAVQDVDVVIDLVGDAHDNTSTRSLDLLRPGGLLVAIPGAGPELAEAALAKGVRSTTFLVEPEGPALTRIAELIDAGRVRVEVEEVFPLEQAAAAHTRGETGRTRGKLVLRVIA
- a CDS encoding NIPSNAP family protein, yielding MFYEMRRYQARPGRREEWVRYMEDVVIPFQAAGGMDITASFIDEEDPDGYIWIRRFEDEAQREELYAAVYESDRWRDEIRPAVMELLIPEATVVTRAVPTPVSALR
- a CDS encoding GlcG/HbpS family heme-binding protein → MTNATLTRSTSAASITLAAANALIEAVHTAAQEIGFEASVAVTDAGGHLRAFQRPDATPFLASEVAVDKAWTSASFGYATHTWNAYVGDPKIAPLAGHPRLMAVGGGYPILEDGKLIGGLGISGGSAEQDQQAAEAALEALGFQLPA
- a CDS encoding IS3 family transposase (programmed frameshift) — encoded protein: MRKPYPSEVRERAVRLVLETRDQYETEYQCIRSIGAKLDVGPESLRKWVRQAQTDAGARPGTTTEESAAMKALKRENAELKRANEILKAAAFFLRGRARPATHTLVAFIDEHRDRFGGVEPICRTLTANDCGIHPSTYYAHKSGTTSARARRDAEIVPIIKEIHESNYGVYGYRKVWAELNRRGHTVAQCTVSRLMKAEGLSGAVRGKKIVTTVSDKSVDRAPDLLQRNFVASAPNRVWVADFTHVAAWAGTVYVAFVVDTFSRRIVGWSAATNKQTPLILSALEMGLWQRDRSGFPVMPRELIHHSDAGSQYTSFRLATHLAKEKIAASIGSVGDALDNALMESTIGLYKTELIKRQGPWRTLADVEIATAEYVDWFNSTRLHSELGHTPPAEYEAKYYSQQPNLQVTATI
- a CDS encoding winged helix-turn-helix transcriptional regulator, giving the protein MATNCLTGQHAHHDVYAAQCPCRAMLDLLANKWSALAIGALEEGPLRFGALQRLLQGVSPKVLTQTLRRLEDVGLVDRTVYPAVPLHVEYALTGLGLSAAVPLRLLRTWVEENIDDVTSVPSSQGTEPSMASEPPVGPAPRTLSR
- a CDS encoding SDR family NAD(P)-dependent oxidoreductase, with amino-acid sequence MKQTALVTAGTAGIGWETALGLATAGLAVTVVGRNAERGARAVERINATAPAHPARFTAADLASLDAVRALADRVLAEGPLSVLVNNVGAMFADRQDSADGIEASFAVNHLSPYLLTELLLPSLRAAAPSRIVNVTSGAVGLAKRSFDAVEPPGGYYGFHWYGRAKLANLAYTLALAGRLDGTGVSVFAADPGGAATDMTNGTLRDPRIVSPGLRLLWPLVRRKFERSTSGPASVAAKPSIFAATDDSLTGWTGVVIGPQAHPVPPFRAATDPRLAEAVHRLSRHLAPLTAT
- a CDS encoding TetR/AcrR family transcriptional regulator is translated as MTTPPLRKDAARNREQIVAVARGLVDEGVALQLNDVARRVGLGVGTVYRHFPTAEALLETVAARSLEALVAHGEQALDNDDPWRALAGFLTRTIELQVTDASLSTVTAAPTDALASTTELKRTLWSLGGRLLDRARGAGVVRADLVSADLVPLMCGIAYAATVHGGVGAARTDTARRYLTALLEGLRTPA
- a CDS encoding DUF5997 family protein; this translates as MTSLKPKTTQTMKPATAAKKLGVYLSATPAEFQEGVVSREELNKLQAEPPAWLVDLRRNGPHPRPVIAAKLGISVSGLARGGVTEALTTAEIDELKTANPDWLQRERTTQAEVRKEAVRIKEKQEQQEKKAAQ